The following proteins come from a genomic window of Heyndrickxia acidicola:
- a CDS encoding recombinase family protein has product MHNSLTEGDEMKRVWCLYRVSTKKQVNIDDDIPMQRNACHQYVKSKKDWAITKELSEKGVSGWSKKINERDALNRIKEGAKKGEFDILLVFMFDRLGRREDETPLVVSFLNENNVEVWSVQEGKRKIDTHSDKLLNYLSFWLSDNESHKTSIRVRESKKQLSERGYFQGGAVPYGYKLIDTEKSHWKNRDKCMKELAINEAEAEVVKLIFSLYIDRHMGYRKIVDFLNAKGYRTRSARLFGVSTIQGIMDNPVYIGRKRYKSFDHEFLEQPYNDKLRMLSDERFKKAADLKNKRREKIKDQNKEGIPLAGKLLFSGLAYCKFCGSKLSGNYLYRKHRAKDQGQYDTNVIYRYRCPLNKGGNNGNHERSIWGAKKYDTLIIDQIKAVIRTSDLSPFIVHALSQKKTKQKRIERNIMNLEREYGHLSKQLNRLYAEIANSLRGESPFAPDQLSLAIEEVNRKITENNTNTQSLKREMETETVYESATHNLVNEIDKWEEKFDYADDELKKALLSQIIERVYLGKDEISIEFKCMLEAFIEG; this is encoded by the coding sequence TTGCATAATTCATTGACGGAAGGTGATGAGATGAAGCGTGTTTGGTGTTTATACCGTGTATCAACCAAAAAGCAGGTGAACATAGATGATGACATTCCCATGCAAAGAAATGCCTGTCATCAATACGTGAAGAGTAAAAAAGACTGGGCTATAACCAAAGAACTCTCCGAAAAAGGGGTTTCAGGCTGGTCTAAGAAAATAAATGAGCGGGATGCTTTAAACAGAATAAAGGAGGGCGCAAAAAAAGGTGAATTTGACATTCTGTTAGTTTTTATGTTTGACCGCTTGGGAAGGCGAGAGGATGAAACGCCATTAGTTGTAAGCTTTTTAAATGAAAATAACGTGGAAGTGTGGTCTGTGCAGGAAGGAAAGCGAAAGATAGACACCCACAGCGATAAACTTTTGAATTATCTTAGCTTTTGGCTTTCTGATAATGAGAGCCATAAAACCTCCATTCGTGTGAGGGAATCTAAAAAACAGCTTAGTGAGAGGGGATATTTCCAGGGAGGTGCAGTCCCTTATGGCTACAAACTGATTGATACCGAGAAATCACACTGGAAAAACAGGGATAAATGTATGAAAGAATTAGCAATCAATGAAGCCGAAGCAGAAGTGGTAAAATTAATTTTCAGTTTATATATTGATAGGCATATGGGGTATCGTAAAATTGTGGATTTCCTGAACGCTAAAGGATATAGAACAAGAAGCGCCAGGCTCTTTGGCGTAAGTACGATACAGGGTATTATGGATAATCCTGTATATATAGGAAGAAAAAGATATAAAAGCTTTGATCATGAATTTTTGGAACAGCCTTATAATGATAAACTCAGAATGCTTTCAGATGAAAGATTTAAAAAAGCAGCGGATCTTAAAAATAAGAGACGTGAAAAAATAAAGGATCAAAACAAGGAAGGGATTCCGTTGGCAGGAAAATTATTGTTTTCAGGCCTCGCCTACTGCAAATTTTGCGGTTCCAAGTTAAGCGGTAATTACCTTTATAGGAAGCACAGGGCAAAGGATCAAGGACAGTATGACACAAATGTTATTTATCGATATAGATGTCCTTTAAATAAAGGTGGCAATAACGGTAATCATGAACGAAGCATATGGGGGGCAAAAAAATATGATACACTGATAATAGACCAAATTAAAGCCGTTATAAGAACCTCAGATTTATCCCCTTTTATTGTGCATGCTCTTAGCCAAAAGAAGACAAAACAAAAACGTATTGAGCGAAATATAATGAATTTAGAGCGGGAATATGGACATCTAAGTAAACAACTAAACCGGCTTTATGCTGAAATAGCCAATTCATTAAGAGGGGAAAGTCCTTTTGCACCGGATCAGCTTTCACTGGCGATCGAGGAAGTGAATAGGAAGATTACAGAAAACAACACAAACACACAAAGCTTGAAAAGAGAAATGGAAACAGAAACAGTGTATGAATCTGCTACTCATAATCTAGTGAATGAAATAGATAAATGGGAAGAAAAATTTGATTATGCAGATGATGAATTAAAAAAGGCCTTGTTATCCCAAATTATCGAGAGGGTATATCTTGGCAAGGATGAAATTTCTATTGAATTCAAATGTATGCTGGAAGCTTTTATTGAAGGATAA
- a CDS encoding sugar ABC transporter permease: protein MNTELQKKSMTVGFKNKLAGGDLGLIPVLIGLVLIWLVFQSVNANFLSGRNLSNLILQIAEIGMLGIGETFILLLGEIDLSIGAVSGVAAAVLVLLSNSGVNPWIAILAAIAVGVVIGAFQGLWVTYIGVPAFIVTLAGSLGYQGILLSMLGSTGTVPISSMTLLNITSTYVPSLIGWLIVLITVIVFFAINWFVQRNRTVRNLSSLGTPQILGRTALLVVVSCLVVGVLNSYQGVPVAGFILLIFVVFFAFVTQSTVYGRHIFALGGNAEAARRAGIKVNAIKVSVFTLCSAMGAIGGIIGASRLGSASPASGSGNLLMDSIAAAVIGGTSLFGGRGSVWNALAGALVIGSVENGMDLLSAPSSTKYIVEGSILLLAVTIDTITRRRRKRTGR, encoded by the coding sequence ATGAATACCGAGTTGCAGAAAAAATCTATGACTGTTGGATTTAAGAACAAGCTTGCTGGCGGTGATTTAGGCCTGATTCCGGTTTTAATCGGCCTCGTGTTAATTTGGTTAGTATTTCAAAGTGTAAACGCAAACTTTCTCTCTGGAAGAAATTTGTCAAACCTCATTTTGCAAATTGCAGAAATTGGAATGCTTGGAATTGGCGAAACCTTTATTCTCTTATTGGGAGAAATTGACTTATCCATTGGAGCAGTCAGCGGTGTAGCAGCTGCTGTGCTGGTACTTTTATCAAATTCAGGCGTCAATCCCTGGATTGCCATACTGGCTGCGATTGCTGTGGGGGTAGTCATTGGGGCATTTCAAGGATTATGGGTCACTTATATTGGAGTGCCCGCGTTTATCGTAACCCTTGCAGGCTCTCTTGGCTATCAGGGTATATTATTGTCCATGCTTGGCAGTACAGGTACGGTGCCGATTTCAAGTATGACGCTGTTAAATATTACTTCGACTTATGTTCCGTCTCTAATTGGCTGGCTCATTGTCCTTATAACCGTTATTGTTTTCTTTGCAATCAACTGGTTTGTTCAGCGAAATCGGACTGTACGAAACCTATCATCACTTGGAACCCCGCAAATTCTGGGACGTACAGCCCTTCTGGTAGTCGTTTCCTGTTTGGTGGTAGGTGTATTAAACAGCTATCAGGGTGTTCCGGTAGCAGGGTTTATTTTATTGATTTTTGTCGTATTCTTTGCGTTTGTAACTCAGTCAACCGTTTATGGCCGTCACATCTTTGCACTTGGCGGTAACGCAGAGGCAGCCCGTCGTGCAGGAATTAAGGTGAATGCCATAAAAGTGAGTGTTTTTACGCTTTGTTCTGCAATGGGAGCCATTGGTGGCATCATTGGTGCTTCACGCCTTGGTTCTGCTTCACCGGCGTCGGGAAGCGGAAATCTATTGATGGATTCTATTGCAGCGGCAGTTATTGGCGGAACCAGTTTATTCGGGGGCCGCGGAAGTGTATGGAATGCTCTTGCTGGTGCTTTGGTTATCGGCAGTGTGGAAAATGGAATGGATTTGCTCAGTGCGCCATCCAGTACTAAGTACATTGTGGAAGGCAGCATCTTGCTTTTAGCAGTTACCATTGATACCATTACGCGCCGGCGCCGTAAACGTACTGGAAGGTAA
- a CDS encoding DUF2584 domain-containing protein, with protein sequence MGMPFELNTMIITKGKEQRINDNTFVLVKKGYRLYPINIPTEVRRNIENESSGTAIIKKVEWEETKTSITYELISLNSTN encoded by the coding sequence ATGGGTATGCCATTTGAATTAAATACAATGATTATTACAAAAGGAAAAGAACAAAGAATAAATGATAATACGTTTGTATTAGTAAAGAAAGGCTACAGGCTCTATCCTATAAATATTCCTACTGAGGTGCGCAGAAATATTGAAAACGAATCAAGCGGTACTGCCATCATAAAAAAAGTGGAATGGGAAGAAACCAAAACCAGTATTACATATGAGTTAATTTCCCTTAATTCAACGAATTGA
- a CDS encoding alpha/beta hydrolase family protein, with amino-acid sequence MQGSSAMLEKRRFPSPNPHVRMFLVTYISDGLRVKGLLAEPDDGSEYDGFLYLRGGIKNVGMVRPARIGQFAAEGFIVFAPFYRGNRGGEGNEDFVGEDRQDAYAAFDLLREYSRVISNRIHIFGFSRGGAMALHTAIERRAASVVTWGGVSDIALTYLERKDLRRMMKRVIGGTPAKYPERFEDRTPLYQIDRLTAPVLIIHGLQDQNVSYEHARRLEERLSALDKPVETWSFPQYTHYFPPHINRQVVRDLCLWMKSQANPW; translated from the coding sequence ATGCAAGGCTCGAGCGCAATGCTTGAAAAAAGGCGTTTTCCATCACCAAATCCACACGTTAGAATGTTTTTGGTAACATATATATCCGATGGGTTAAGGGTGAAGGGGCTGCTGGCAGAACCGGATGACGGCTCTGAGTATGATGGCTTTTTATATTTACGCGGCGGCATTAAAAATGTAGGAATGGTAAGGCCTGCGAGAATTGGCCAATTTGCCGCAGAGGGTTTTATTGTATTTGCTCCTTTTTACAGAGGGAACAGGGGAGGAGAGGGGAATGAGGATTTCGTGGGAGAGGACCGCCAAGATGCTTATGCGGCATTTGATCTCTTAAGGGAATATTCTCGAGTGATTTCCAACCGGATACATATATTTGGATTTTCAAGGGGAGGCGCAATGGCCCTCCATACGGCAATAGAACGGAGGGCTGCATCCGTGGTGACATGGGGAGGTGTTTCGGATATCGCATTAACCTATCTTGAAAGAAAGGATCTTCGCCGCATGATGAAAAGGGTTATCGGCGGAACACCTGCTAAATATCCGGAACGCTTTGAAGACCGTACACCTCTTTATCAAATAGACCGTTTAACAGCACCGGTATTAATCATTCATGGGTTACAAGATCAAAATGTTTCCTATGAACATGCCCGCAGGCTGGAAGAACGTTTATCGGCTCTTGATAAGCCAGTGGAAACCTGGAGCTTTCCCCAATACACACATTACTTCCCGCCCCATATTAACCGCCAAGTAGTGAGAGATTTGTGTTTATGGATGAAAAGCCAGGCCAATCCATGGTAA
- a CDS encoding sugar ABC transporter substrate-binding protein: MVLKKVLSVSASLGIVLAMAAGCGNSSSSTSGTGKTTKSGGGSSSGSGKIALLLPDTTSSARYETQDKPDFMAQVQKLDSTAKVDYENAQGDSSTQQQQAEAAITNGAKVLVIDPVDSQAAATIVTAAHRSGVKVISYDRLITKSPVDYYVSFNNEEVGKLQGQFIADHTKQGGNVVMINGAQTDNNALLFAKGAHEVLDPLVKQGKFKIAYETFTPNWDPANGLREMEQALTKLNNHVDGVLSANDGLAGSIIQALNAQSLAGKVPVTGQDATDAGLHAIMQGKQSMTVYKAVPQEAVVAAQLAVDLLQNKTPDSTVVNGTTDNGSGNVPSVLLKPVVVTKDNIQDTVIKDGFTTMDKINNPATK; this comes from the coding sequence AAAAAAGTTTTGAGTGTTTCAGCATCTTTAGGGATTGTGCTTGCGATGGCCGCCGGATGTGGAAATAGCAGCAGCAGCACTTCTGGTACAGGCAAAACCACAAAATCAGGAGGGGGAAGCAGTTCTGGTTCAGGAAAGATCGCTCTTCTTTTGCCGGATACTACCTCATCTGCTCGATATGAAACCCAGGATAAACCGGACTTTATGGCTCAGGTTCAAAAACTTGATTCTACTGCGAAAGTTGATTATGAAAATGCGCAGGGCGATTCTTCCACGCAGCAGCAGCAAGCTGAAGCAGCTATTACTAACGGAGCAAAAGTACTTGTTATTGACCCTGTTGACTCTCAGGCCGCTGCAACCATTGTTACAGCAGCACATCGTTCAGGTGTCAAAGTTATTTCCTACGACCGTCTGATTACGAAGTCACCGGTTGACTATTACGTCTCATTTAATAACGAAGAGGTTGGTAAACTGCAAGGGCAGTTTATTGCTGATCATACAAAACAAGGCGGAAACGTGGTTATGATTAACGGTGCTCAGACAGACAACAATGCCCTGTTGTTCGCAAAAGGTGCTCATGAGGTCTTAGATCCGCTTGTAAAACAAGGGAAATTTAAAATTGCTTACGAAACATTTACGCCAAACTGGGATCCTGCAAACGGGCTTCGTGAAATGGAACAGGCTCTAACGAAGCTTAACAACCATGTGGATGGTGTCCTTTCAGCTAATGATGGACTTGCGGGTTCTATTATTCAAGCGCTGAATGCGCAAAGCTTGGCAGGTAAAGTGCCAGTAACAGGACAGGATGCAACAGATGCGGGTCTTCATGCCATTATGCAGGGCAAGCAGTCCATGACAGTGTACAAGGCTGTACCACAAGAAGCGGTAGTTGCTGCACAGCTTGCAGTTGACCTGTTACAAAATAAAACTCCGGATTCAACTGTTGTCAATGGTACAACAGACAATGGATCCGGAAACGTGCCTTCTGTTCTATTGAAACCAGTTGTTGTAACGAAGGACAACATTCAAGACACTGTTATTAAAGATGGATTTACAACAATGGATAAGATTAACAACCCAGCTACGAAATAA
- a CDS encoding ATP-binding cassette domain-containing protein, whose protein sequence is MNSEPLLSVQGIRKRFGAVQALQNVSIDVHPGEVVALVGDNGAGKSTTIKMIAGVTQPDEGQIYFEGKPVSLSDPSVAEKLGIQTVYQDLALCDNLDIVSNLFLGRELKKAIIPKVLNIVQKAEMEERAVPVLRDLGINLPPLNTTVASLSGGQRQTVAVARAVLWGSKLVMMDEPTAALGVAQTKAVLELIQRLASKGVGVLVISHNMSDVFQIADRIVVLRLGQTVKNFVKAESTREEVISAITGASGEVNVS, encoded by the coding sequence GTGAACAGTGAACCATTGTTAAGTGTTCAAGGAATACGTAAGCGGTTTGGAGCTGTACAGGCTCTTCAAAATGTGTCGATTGATGTGCATCCCGGTGAGGTTGTTGCCCTTGTAGGAGATAACGGTGCCGGTAAGTCAACGACAATTAAAATGATTGCCGGAGTTACCCAGCCAGATGAGGGGCAGATTTATTTTGAAGGAAAACCGGTTTCTTTGTCGGATCCATCCGTTGCCGAAAAACTGGGGATTCAAACCGTCTATCAGGATTTGGCCCTTTGCGATAATCTAGATATCGTTTCAAATTTATTTTTAGGAAGAGAATTGAAGAAAGCCATCATTCCTAAGGTTTTAAATATTGTTCAAAAAGCAGAAATGGAAGAAAGGGCTGTCCCGGTTCTTCGTGATCTGGGAATCAATTTACCGCCATTAAATACGACCGTTGCAAGTCTATCCGGAGGCCAGCGCCAGACCGTAGCCGTTGCCCGTGCTGTACTGTGGGGATCCAAACTCGTCATGATGGATGAACCGACTGCAGCTCTTGGGGTAGCTCAAACAAAGGCTGTTTTGGAATTGATTCAGCGTCTGGCCAGTAAAGGAGTTGGCGTACTGGTCATATCCCATAATATGAGTGATGTGTTTCAAATTGCTGACCGTATTGTTGTTCTTCGCCTCGGTCAAACCGTTAAAAATTTTGTTAAGGCAGAAAGCACTCGTGAAGAAGTAATTTCGGCAATTACGGGAGCATCAGGGGAGGTTAATGTAAGCTAA